GTATATAGCCGAAAAAGCGGTGCGCTGCCTGGAGCGGATGCTGGAACTGTCGCGCTAGGGGCGGCTATAGATCGCCCAGGATGGGGAACACCTCGTGAAGCTTGGTCATTTTTAATAGCGCCACTATGCTGGGCGCGGCGTTGGTGATGGATATGGTGGTATTCTTTTTTTCCAGTTCCTTGTGTATACTCATTAAAACGCTCAGCGCGAAGCTGTTCACGTAGGTGACGTTCTTGAAATTCAGGACGACCTTTTTGTATTTCGGGTCATGCCCGGAGATCACCATGTCCTTGAGCTGCATGACGTTTTCACTCGTAATGTCATCGAGTATTTCGAAAACCTGGTAATCCTTAACAACCCTTGATTTTATTTCCATTGGCCGGTTCCTTTTTCGACGGGAATATCCTTAGTTTTCAAATGTGTACGTAATCGCGGATAAATGCAAGAAATTTCCTCCGCGGAACGGCGCGCGCGTCTACTCGATGAACTGCAGCAGGTAGGTGAGGAAGTAGTCGGAGATGAGCACCGCCATCGATGATTTGACTACTGCCTGTATGGTGGATTTCCCCACGCCCTCGGCGCCGCCGGACGTGTTGAATCCCTGGTAACAGGCGATAATGGCTATCTCGACGCCGAAAAATACGCTTTTGAATATGCCGGTGAGAAAATCCAGCGCGCTCAGGTTCTGCAAAATGTTTTCGATGTACTTGTCGAGCGTGATCCCCAGGCCGAAATAGGCGACAACCCCTCCCCCGAGGACCCCCACGATATCCGTGAGCACGGTGAGCATGGGCGTCATCACCAGGCACGCCAGGAACCGCGGAACCGAGAGGTACTGCACCGGATTGGCCGAAAGGGTGACCAGGGCGTCGATCTGTTCGGTCACCTTCATCGTGCCGATTTCCGCCGCGATGGCCGAACCCACCCGGCCGGCAAGCAGGAGCGCGGTGATCACGGGGCACAGCTCCCTGAACATGGAAATGGCGACCGCGCTTCCGATGAATATCGAAGAGCCGGTGAGGATTTTGTCCATGGCTTTTCCGATCTGGAGCGCCATCACCATCCCGGTGAAAAAAAGCGTTACCGTGGTGACCGATATCGAATTGTAGCCGATCTCCACCATCTGGGTGATCGCGTTTTTCGCGTCGAATGGGGGGCGAAAGGTCCACTTCACGGTGTCCGTGAAAAAAAGAAGGTACCCTCCCAGGCCTTCCAGGAACCGGATGACCCTGCCATGTTCGGATCGCGCCGTCATGCGCCCGCGGTCGCCTCTTCGAATGCGTGCACCCTGTCCAGGTTCCCGAAACGCGTGTACTGTTCCCAGAACTTGAGCTCGACGGTGCCCGTGGGGCCGTTGCGCTGCTTGGAAATGATTACCTCGGCGATGCCTTTTTTCTCGCTGTCTTTCTTCACCTTTTCTTCGCGATAGATGAACATGACCACGTCGGCGTCCTGCTCGATCGCGCCCGATTCGCGCAGATCCGAAAGCTGGGGGCGCTGGTCGGTGCGCGACTCGACCTGCCGCGAGAGCTGGGAGAGCGCCACGACCGGGACATCCAGCTCGCGCGCGATCTGCTTCAGGGAACGCGAGATCTCGGCGATCTGGAGGTGCCGGTCGACCCTCGATGTGCTCGAAATGAGCTGAAGGTAGTCAACGAATATCGCCCCAAGCTTCTCCTTTTGCGCCATTCTTCTCGCCTTCGCGCGAAGCTCGAATATGTTGATGGCCGGGGTGTCGTCGATAAACAGGGGCGTCTTCTCGAGACGGTTCGCGCTCGCGTAAAGCCGCTTGAGCTCGTCGTGGGTGATGCCGCCGGTGCGGACCTTCTGGGAATCGATCATCGCGTCCACGCACAGGAGCCGGAGACCCAGCTGGGACGCGGGCATTTCGATCGAGAAAAAGAGCACCGGCTGCTTCTCCTTCGAGACGATGTTGAGCGCCATGTTGAGCGCGAGCGCCGTCTTTCCCATGGAGGGGCGCGCGGCGATGATTAAGAGCTCGGAGCCGTGGAAGCCGGTGAGCATTTCGTCGATGCCCGTGAGACCAGTAGCCATCCCGGTCACGGTCTTCTTGGTCTCGTACATCCTCCCGATAGTTTGGATGCTCTCCGCGAGTATGTCCGATATGAACTTGAAGTCGGACGTGATGCGTTTCTCGGTAACATGAAAGATGTCCCGTTCGACCTCGTCCATAAGCTCGTACGTATCACGCGCGGGATCGTAGCATTTCTGAACCACGTCCTGCGAGACCTCGATGAGCCTTCGCCTGAGGCTCATCTCCTTGATGCGCTTGGCATAGTACTCGGCATTCGCGGACGTGGCCGAGGTGCGGTAGAGATCCACCAGCGCGCCGTCGCCCCCCACCTTTTCAAGCTGGCCCTGGTCCTGGAGCCGCTGCTTGACGGTGATCAGGTCGATGGGCAGGTTTTTGCGCTCGAGGTCGTGAATCGCCTTGAATATGATGCGGTGCGCATCAAGATAAAAATCCTCCGGCTGGAGGATTTCTATTACCTTGATGAGCGCGTCCTTGCTGAGGAGCACCGAGGAAAGGCACGATGCCTCGGCCTCCGCGTCCTGCGGGGGCAGGTATTCGACGGGCATCGCCTACTCCTTCATGACCGAAACCTTGATCTTGGCGATCATGCCCTCTTCAAGCTTGATGGACACTTCGTAATCGCCGGTCTTCCTGATCGGCTCCTCGAGAAGGATCTTTCTCTTGTCGACGACATGCCCCAGCTCCTTGAGCTTCCTGGCGATGTCCATGGTGGTGACGGATCCGAAAAGCTTTTCCTCTTCGCCCACCTGCGCGCCGATCTTGATCTCGAGGGCGGTAAGCGCCTCGACGAGCTTCTCGCTCTGCTTCTTGCGCTTGTCCTTCTTTATCTTGATGAGCTTTTTCTGGTGCTCGATCGCTTTCTGGCTGGAATCGTTGGCGAGGATCACCATTTTCTTGGGAAGCAGGAAGTTGCGGGCGTAACCCTCGGACACGTCCTTGATGTCGCCGGCTTCGCCCAGGCTGGGAATATCTTTCTGAAGAATGACTTTCATGGCTGGTACCCCTGTTAATTTTTGCTCTTTGCTTCAAGCTTTCTAAAATCGGCCCAGAAATCCAGGGCCCCGATACTCAGTAATACGATGGAAAAGAACATTATGAACTCCGCGCCCAGGATCACCACCACGATCAGCGCAAGCGGCAATACGAA
This genomic stretch from Spirochaetota bacterium harbors:
- a CDS encoding anti-sigma factor antagonist, which gives rise to MEIKSRVVKDYQVFEILDDITSENVMQLKDMVISGHDPKYKKVVLNFKNVTYVNSFALSVLMSIHKELEKKNTTISITNAAPSIVALLKMTKLHEVFPILGDL
- a CDS encoding ABC transporter permease translates to MTARSEHGRVIRFLEGLGGYLLFFTDTVKWTFRPPFDAKNAITQMVEIGYNSISVTTVTLFFTGMVMALQIGKAMDKILTGSSIFIGSAVAISMFRELCPVITALLLAGRVGSAIAAEIGTMKVTEQIDALVTLSANPVQYLSVPRFLACLVMTPMLTVLTDIVGVLGGGVVAYFGLGITLDKYIENILQNLSALDFLTGIFKSVFFGVEIAIIACYQGFNTSGGAEGVGKSTIQAVVKSSMAVLISDYFLTYLLQFIE
- the dnaB gene encoding replicative DNA helicase, yielding MPVEYLPPQDAEAEASCLSSVLLSKDALIKVIEILQPEDFYLDAHRIIFKAIHDLERKNLPIDLITVKQRLQDQGQLEKVGGDGALVDLYRTSATSANAEYYAKRIKEMSLRRRLIEVSQDVVQKCYDPARDTYELMDEVERDIFHVTEKRITSDFKFISDILAESIQTIGRMYETKKTVTGMATGLTGIDEMLTGFHGSELLIIAARPSMGKTALALNMALNIVSKEKQPVLFFSIEMPASQLGLRLLCVDAMIDSQKVRTGGITHDELKRLYASANRLEKTPLFIDDTPAINIFELRAKARRMAQKEKLGAIFVDYLQLISSTSRVDRHLQIAEISRSLKQIARELDVPVVALSQLSRQVESRTDQRPQLSDLRESGAIEQDADVVMFIYREEKVKKDSEKKGIAEVIISKQRNGPTGTVELKFWEQYTRFGNLDRVHAFEEATAGA
- a CDS encoding 50S ribosomal protein L9 yields the protein MKVILQKDIPSLGEAGDIKDVSEGYARNFLLPKKMVILANDSSQKAIEHQKKLIKIKKDKRKKQSEKLVEALTALEIKIGAQVGEEEKLFGSVTTMDIARKLKELGHVVDKRKILLEEPIRKTGDYEVSIKLEEGMIAKIKVSVMKE